The Argopecten irradians isolate NY chromosome 6, Ai_NY, whole genome shotgun sequence genome has a window encoding:
- the LOC138325327 gene encoding uncharacterized protein, whose translation MGKNFKQRLQDLFCSCTHKRRPGPAHVDAVVIPPIYLPQASRSYISAKSAGSIMAISGIDLTTVSHVMRPTPLVTLPQTSSLSQLLFSQPKPARRPEPEPVAVDGYQDTIIRGTICQDSVGPLFVNRQCTTMAYQALAYQAVKNQPDNWTSKDVNTIIRMAHRQHARFRLTDKISDQIDGKVGIYQLPAKYIVRTIPQFMRKKHEDAFSEVPEVTATSLSCVDGCYEYTDSVTAEALSGVSPEFPIFMENAFKVNREESVNMILTIGETSVAIWRRRNDDRLWLFDSHRRGPKGDFHYGTTETEDQGSALVRSFEDLDALMTHLTTQYGTTFQYSATLLSYDVD comes from the exons ATGGGAAAAAATTTCAAGCAGAGACTTCAAGACCTGTTTTGTTCATGCACTCATAAG CGTCGACCGGGACCAGCACATGTTGATGCAGTGGTTATACCTCCTATATATCTGCCGCAAGCAAG TCGCTCATACATCTCAGCAAAGTCGGCCGGAAGTATCATGGCCATATCTGGTATAGATCTGACCACTGTTTCTCACGTTATGCGCCCTACACCTCTAGTTACCCTGCCTCAGACATCCTCTCTGTCCCAGCTTTTGTTCAGTCAGCCCAAACCAGCACGAAGACCAGAACCTGAACCAGTAGCTGTGGATG GTTATCAAGACACGATAATCCGCGGCACGATCTGCCAGGACAGCGTTGGGCCTCTGTTTGTAAACCGACAGTGTACCACCATGGCTTACCAGGCTCTGGCTTACCAAGCCGTGAAGAATCAGCCGGACAACTGGACATCAAAAGACGTCAATACAATTATCCGCATGGCCCATCGACAGCATGCACGATTTAGGCTCACTGATAAAATCAGCGACCAGATTGATGGAAAAGTTGGCATTTACCAGCTTCCGGCTAAATATATTGTTAGAACAATCCCACAATTCATGAGAAAGAAACATGAGGACGCTTTCTCTGAAGTACCGGAAGTGACCGCAACATCTCTGTCATGCGTGGACGGATGTTATGAGTACACGGACAGTGTCACAGCCGAAGCGCTATCCGGAGTATCCCCAGAATTTCCAATATTTATGGAGAATGCGTTTAAAGTAAATCGTGAGGAATCTGTGAACATGATCCTGACCATTGGTGAGACGTCTGTGGCGATATGGAGGAGGAGAAATGATGACCGACTTTGGCTGTTTGATAGTCACCGTCGGGGACCAAAGGGAGACTTTCACTACGGTACCACAGAAACAGAAGACCAGGGTTCTGCCCTGGTTCGTTCGTTTGAAGATCTGGACGCTCTGATGACTCACCTTACCACACAGTATGGAACCACCTTCCAATACAGTGCCACACTTCTCAGTTACGATGTG GACTGA
- the LOC138325324 gene encoding glycoprotein 3-alpha-L-fucosyltransferase A-like, whose translation MTVILRIQPNMTRVSVSCVRWLPTFLPAIVGIWFLVLLGIVYRTNFSSNHVSLQKRISQTYTFDIEFDETKHTENTVFHVEPWNYDYDSSDDQATALFSRVVTETLSSTETTSSTTKQPLMKTSNTLHRHNLTQTTTSPGKVVTTMAAINSSYSKFTDKFDHGKAHDIFDLLPDRKNVLDISINEKYSKKYNAGRIFHQLNHASSKYNSSNVKVIYLSGNKGYWHHTPGKEAFQQCLVNACEITYDAKLGPEADAVVFSNPGQLPRKPPFPRKSPNQIWVVSMIENPVNTRSLKGYNGVFNWTMTYRTNSVIETPYFKYQNYKNSFIKPNIEINYAKGKTKNVAWIVSNCFMSRSGRMAYAKNLAKHIDVDIYGACGTKSCPRKENEKCLRMLEADYKFYLAFENTKCLDYVTEKVVKALEHKVIPVVLGAPKATYEAMLPPGSFIHVDDFQSPAELAQHLHRLDQNDTMYNEYFRWRGEGEFIETKPWCRLCGLLHEPLLPPVWYDDIENWWRPKNVCIGKSDWTDSMIP comes from the exons ATGACAGTCATTTTACGGATACAACCTAATATGACGAGAGTGTCGGTCTCATGTGTCCGCTGGTTACCGACATTTTTACCAGCAATCGTGGGTATTTGGTTTTTAGTGTTACTTGGCATAGTCTATAGAACTAATTTTTCCAGCAACCACGTGTCTTTACAAAAGCGAATTTCGCAAACATATACTTTTGATATTGAATTTGATGAGACGAAACATACGGAAAATACTGTTTTTCACGTAGAACCGTGGAATTATGACTATGACAGCAGTGACGACCAAGCTACAGCTTTATTTTCACGTGTTGTTACAGAAACTCTGTCGTCTACAGAGACAACGTCTAGTACAACAAAACAACCATTAATGAAAACATCTAACACGCTGCATCGTCATAATCTGACACAGACAACAACTTCTCCAGGAAAGGTAGTCACCACAATGGCCGCAATTAATTCGTCTTATTCAAAGTTTACCGACAAATTCGATCATGGCAAGGCACACGACATCTTTGATCTTCTACCTGATCGGAAAAATGTGTTGGACATttcaattaatgaaaaatattccaaGAAATATAACGCCGGGAGAATATTTCATCAATTAAACCACGCGTCGAGCAAGTATAACTCCAGCAATGTCAAGGTTATTTATCTCTCAGGAAACAAAGGTTATTGGCACCACACTCCAGGAAAGGAAGCATTTCAGCAGTGTCTTGTAAACGCTTGTGAAATAACATACGATGCAAAGCTCGGACCTGAGGCTGACGCCGTAGTCTTCAGTAATCCTGGACAGCTTCCACGGAAACCTCCTTTTCCGAGAAAGTCTCCGAATCAAATATGGGTGGTATCTATGATTGAAAATCCTGTGAATACGAGGTCGCTAAAAGGTTATAACGGAGTTTTTAATTGGACCATGACGTACCGAACAAATTCGGTTATTGAAACGCCATATTTTAAGTATCAGAActataaaaacagttttatcaAACCAAATATTGAGATTAATTATGCCAAAGGAAAGACTAAAAACGTGGCCTGGATCGTATCTAATTGTTTTATGTCAAGAAGTGGGAGGATGGCATATGCTAAAAATCTTGCAAAGCATATCGATGTAGATATCTACGGCGCATGCGGGACAAAAAGCTGCCCAAGGAAGGAGAATGAAAAGTGTTTGCGCATGCTCGAAGCTGATTACAAGTTTTACTTGGCATTCGAAAATACCAAGTGTCTGGATTACGTCACAGAAAAAGTTGTGAAAGCATTAGA ACATAAAGTGATACCAGTTGTGCTAGGCGCCCCGAAAGCCACCTATGAGGCCATGCTTCCTCCGGGATCCTTCATTCATGTCGATGACTTCCAGTCCCCAGCTGAACTTGCGCAGCATTTGCACCGATTAGATCAAAATGATACCATGTACAATGAGTACTTCCGGTGGCGTGGAGAAGGAGAATTCATTGAGACAAAGCCTTGGTGTCGACTATGCGGACTTCTACATGAACCTCTCCTTCCTCCTGTTTGGTATGATGACATTGAGAACTGGTGGCGACCTAAGAATGTTTGTATCGGAAAGTCTGATTGGACAGATAGCATGATACCCTAA
- the LOC138325326 gene encoding glycoprotein 3-alpha-L-fucosyltransferase A-like, giving the protein MCVDIHVYLVELHVDSFTKLKSKLTMGFLRRVFWIRNTKWQEKVFFLAVVLVVFVTSMINIQPQLFVSHLEPKLTLHNMFAKKEYVTVQAREGFSFTEKYHSTKLNESSFCLDYSYPGTRTDFTVGFDRTENPLHPIMYFPPGVDISEEEKKRILRLLPDGFLHTKSQSDRVYQQLEHVPRTYSNNSEIKVVYIWHLEQWKNVPTGLEFFKHCKVNRCSLTHDRAAEKTADAIVFANSGHLPKSPPFQKSSDKQIAILNINESPDRSWSMKKYNNFFNWTNTYRVDSTIYDPYFKIGRECWNPPDVPKSGRNYAEGRTKKVAWMVSNCHIVKSGRLEYARELGKHIQVDIYGNCGTLSCPASKHRECVEMTRRDYKFYLSFENHKCHDYFTEKVMNAYDAELIPIVLGARKEDYAQVLPKHSYIHVEDFSSPKELGEYLNLLDKNDTLYNEYFKWKETGDKIIDDLNWCRVCTLLHETSLPVMWYEDIQQWWKPEGVCNGAKNWN; this is encoded by the exons ATGTGTGTAGATATCCACGTATATCTTGTTGAGCTTCATGTTGATTCATTCACAAAACTTAAATCAAAGTTGACAATGGGATTTTTAAGAAGAGTGTTTTGGATAAGAAATACGAAATGGCAGGAAAAGGTGTTTTTCCTAGCAGTCGTACTTGTGGTGTTCGTTACAAGCATGATAAACATCCAACCTCAATTGTTTGTGTCTCATCTCGAACCAAAATTAACTTTGCATAATATGTTTGCAAAAAAGGAATACGTAACCGTTCAGGCTCGGGAGGGTTTCAGCTTTACGGAGAAATAtcattcaacaaaattaaatgaaagtAGTTTTTGTTTGGATTACTCGTACCCAGGAACAAGAACAGATTTCACTGTAGGTTTTGACCGGACAGAAAACCCACTCCACCCTATCATGTATTTTCCACCTGGCGTGGACATCAGTGAAGAAGAAAAGAAACGGATTCTGCGTCTTCTCCCGGACGGTTTTCTCCATACCAAATCCCAATCCGACCGAGTCTATCAACAACTTGAACATGTTCCCCGGACTTATTCTAATAACTCTGAAATCAAAGTGGTTTATATTTGGCATTTGGAGCAGTGGAAAAACGTGCCTACGGGATTAGAATTCTTTAAACATTGCAAGGTCAATCGCTGTAGTTTGACCCACGACAGGGCTGCCGAAAAAACTGCCGATGCTATAGTTTTTGCAAATTCCGGGCATTTACCAAAATCACCACCATTTCAGAAATCCTCTGATAAGCAAATCGCAATATTAAACATTAATGAAAGCCCTGATAGATCATGGTcgatgaaaaaatataacaacttCTTCAACTGGACAAACACATATAGAGTAGATTCTACAATTTATGATCCCTATTTCAAAATTGGACGAGAATGTTGGAATCCTCCAGATGTCCCTAAGTCAGGTCGAAACTACGCGGAAGGTCGGACAAAGAAAGTAGCCTGGATGGTTTCCAATTGTCATATAGTAAAAAGTGGTCGTTTGGAATATGCCAGAGAATTAGGTAAACACATTCAAGTGGATATCTATGGAAATTGTGGTACATTATCCTGTCCAGCTTCTAAACATCGAGAGTGCGTGGAAATGACTAGAAGGGATTATAAATTTTACCTCTCATTCGAGAATCACAAATGTCACGACTATTTTACGGAGAAAGTGATGAACGCTTACga TGCGGAGCTTATACCGATTGTGTTAGGAGCCAGGAAGGAAGACTACGCTCAGGTCCTACCTAAACATTCTTATATTCATGTAGAGGATTTCAGCTCTCCTAAAGAGTTAGGCGAATACCTCAATCTTCTGGACAAAAATGATACTCTTTATAACGAATATTTTAAATGGAAAGAGACAGGAGATAAAATAATAGACGATTTAAATTGGTGCAGGGTTTGTACACTTTTACATgagacgtcacttccggttatGTGGTATGAAGATATTCAACAATGGTGGAAACCGGAAGGAGTTTGCAATGGTGCTAAAAACTGGAACTGA